A window of Flavobacterium flavigenum contains these coding sequences:
- a CDS encoding NAD(P)H-binding protein, which produces MKALVIGATGATGKELVEQLLEDNDYTSVSIFVRRSIGKSHPKLTEHVVDFSKINQFTALITGDVLFSCIGTTLKLAGSKENQWKIDFDIPAAVAVEAKKNEVKSFVLVSSYGASSKSTIFYSKMKGKLEDYIAALNFEQYLVFRPGLLIRKNTDRLGEKISVRLIKTLNSIGLLKKLKPISTAFLAEKLIRAPKKLSSGMIILEVRQILELD; this is translated from the coding sequence ATGAAAGCATTAGTAATTGGAGCTACAGGCGCAACAGGAAAAGAATTAGTTGAACAGCTTCTGGAGGATAATGATTATACTTCTGTTTCAATTTTTGTCAGACGCTCAATAGGAAAATCCCATCCAAAACTTACGGAACATGTTGTAGATTTTTCAAAAATAAATCAGTTTACCGCTTTAATTACAGGAGATGTTCTTTTTTCATGCATTGGAACTACATTGAAATTAGCTGGTTCAAAAGAAAATCAATGGAAGATTGATTTTGATATTCCTGCGGCAGTTGCTGTAGAAGCCAAAAAAAATGAAGTAAAGTCTTTTGTATTGGTTTCCTCTTATGGAGCTTCCTCAAAAAGCACTATTTTTTATTCTAAAATGAAAGGAAAACTCGAAGATTATATTGCTGCCCTTAATTTTGAGCAATATCTGGTTTTTAGGCCAGGACTACTTATAAGGAAAAATACGGATCGCTTAGGTGAGAAAATTTCAGTTAGATTAATAAAAACTCTAAATTCAATTGGACTTTTAAAAAAATTAAAACCAATTTCTACTGCTTTTTTAGCTGAAAAATTGATAAGAGCTCCTAAAAAACTTTCGTCAGGAATGATTATACTCGAAGTCAGACAGATTTTGGAACTTGATTAG
- a CDS encoding DUF1826 domain-containing protein: MANSFSNSGQIGVVYNFSELINTDFKEKMNALCWYRNLDGDFSEIVTRLSLKENITEVYPEDLIELKLSEKGDKAREVILNDLKLLTDFGAFPSLNLLKCYERDAEFDFISTDVYSFHVDRSPIETDTFLCTYHGAASDIISNDQAQQKILIPEILTKLKDLHTGSSEEFENFLKENYFDLHYQPHTNVKPVNLGVGHLWRLAVDHPKQQVLPCIHRAPVENEGEYRLLLIC, translated from the coding sequence ATGGCTAATTCATTTTCTAACAGCGGGCAAATTGGTGTAGTATATAATTTCTCTGAACTTATAAATACCGATTTTAAAGAAAAAATGAATGCGTTATGCTGGTACAGAAATTTGGATGGAGATTTTAGCGAGATTGTAACCCGCCTAAGTTTAAAAGAAAATATTACAGAGGTTTATCCTGAAGATCTAATCGAGCTAAAATTATCAGAAAAAGGAGATAAAGCAAGAGAAGTAATCTTAAATGATTTGAAATTATTAACAGATTTTGGTGCTTTTCCCTCTCTTAATTTACTAAAATGTTATGAACGTGATGCTGAATTTGATTTCATATCGACTGATGTGTATTCGTTTCATGTTGATCGTTCGCCTATTGAAACAGATACTTTTTTATGTACCTATCACGGAGCTGCAAGTGATATAATTTCTAATGACCAAGCACAACAAAAAATTTTAATTCCAGAAATCTTAACCAAACTAAAAGACCTGCATACGGGATCATCGGAAGAATTCGAAAACTTTTTGAAAGAAAATTACTTTGATTTGCATTATCAGCCGCACACGAATGTAAAACCTGTTAATTTAGGAGTAGGACATCTTTGGAGATTAGCTGTTGATCATCCAAAACAACAAGTACTGCCTTGTATTCACAGAGCACCTGTAGAGAATGAAGGGGAATATAGGCTGTTGTTGATTTGTTAA
- a CDS encoding SusC/RagA family TonB-linked outer membrane protein, translating into MKIKLCKFLNGTKYLPLGVLFQCLFTGQISAAERINILSNSYVSVQVNQEIIITGRVYSEDKMPIPGANISVKGNPKIVVTSDMDGFYTITVPSSNAILVFSSVGYITAERSVGAGSEINVAMKQDQVNLGEVVIVGYGKQKKASLVAAITQVTGKTLERAGGVQSIGAALTGNVPGLVTSASSGMPGEEDPQLFIRGASTWNNAQPLILVDGVERPMNSVEITSVESVTVLKDASATAVYGVKGGNGVILITTKRGQSGKALIRATFNTTMKVPSKLPEKLDSYDGLIVKNRAIENELALSPSSWNDYIPQAIIDKYRYPANVAESERYPNVDWQDVLFNDYAMSYNASLNVSGGTKSVKYFASADFLSEGDLFKKYNNNRGYDPGYGYNRLNVRSNLDFQITSSTVFKVGLAGSRGEKKSPWGASGGEYTMWDAAYSTAPDVFLPYYEDGSWGYFAPNEGKASNSVRNLAISGIQFVTTTKLNTDFTIEQNFDKWIKGLNFKGLVALDNSSVEADRGISDLYNDVQEKYIDPLTGVVLYKKAYDNNNRFDFQEGVKWTATGGGVRDWATYRKLFYQLQLNYQTKISDNHNISAMGLFSRDKDALGSEIPHYREDWVFRTTYNYADKYFIEYNGAYNGSEKFGPENRFEFFSSGGVSWILSKENFMKRTASFLDLLKFRASYGQVGDDGGYQRNLSQRFIYQSQWGYGGTTPLGTTGESAEQSPYVWYNELSVANPQIHWEIAKKINAGVDFGLFKGFVTGTFDWYSENRTDVLLPGNQRAIPPYFGATAPIANLGQVENRGYELELKFNYTFGNGLNLWWTTNFTHSKNKILAADDPELFPDYQKKEGYAVNQAHSYVSQGYYNTWDELYASTIHSTNDAAKLPGNYNILDYNADGVIDAKDNIPYGYTGTPQNTYNNTFGVNWKGFSAFVQFYGVNNVTRQVVLTSLGSQNHVVYDQGSYWSQDNTNADLPMPRWLATASDFNNGSRFMYDGSYLRLKNAEIAYTFDGKTNWIKSAGLQSIRFYLNGNNLFLWSKMPDDREANYAGTGWASQGAYPTVKRFNFGANIIF; encoded by the coding sequence ATGAAAATAAAATTATGTAAATTTTTAAATGGAACAAAATATCTGCCTTTAGGTGTTTTGTTTCAGTGTTTGTTTACGGGACAGATTTCAGCTGCTGAAAGGATAAATATATTATCGAATTCGTATGTTTCTGTTCAGGTTAATCAGGAAATTATTATTACTGGAAGAGTGTATTCGGAGGACAAGATGCCAATACCAGGTGCAAACATTTCGGTAAAAGGAAATCCAAAAATAGTGGTTACCTCTGATATGGATGGTTTCTATACTATTACGGTACCTTCTTCGAATGCGATTCTTGTTTTTAGTAGTGTTGGTTACATAACTGCAGAAAGGTCTGTTGGTGCCGGTTCAGAAATTAATGTGGCAATGAAACAAGATCAGGTTAACCTGGGGGAAGTTGTTATTGTTGGATATGGTAAACAGAAAAAAGCAAGTTTAGTTGCCGCAATTACTCAGGTTACAGGAAAAACGCTAGAGCGTGCAGGGGGTGTTCAAAGTATTGGAGCGGCCTTAACAGGTAATGTTCCAGGATTAGTAACTTCTGCCAGTTCTGGTATGCCCGGCGAGGAAGATCCTCAACTTTTTATTCGTGGTGCTAGTACATGGAACAATGCACAGCCACTTATTTTAGTTGATGGTGTAGAGAGGCCAATGAATAGTGTTGAGATTACTTCTGTAGAGTCTGTTACCGTACTGAAAGACGCATCTGCAACAGCTGTGTACGGAGTTAAAGGAGGAAATGGTGTAATCCTTATCACTACCAAGCGTGGTCAGTCAGGTAAGGCATTGATTAGGGCAACTTTTAATACAACTATGAAAGTACCTTCAAAACTACCAGAAAAACTTGACTCTTATGACGGATTGATAGTTAAAAACAGAGCAATTGAAAACGAACTGGCTTTGAGTCCATCTAGTTGGAATGATTATATTCCTCAAGCGATTATTGATAAGTACAGATATCCTGCAAATGTTGCTGAATCTGAGCGTTATCCTAATGTAGACTGGCAGGATGTTTTGTTCAATGACTATGCAATGTCTTATAATGCCAGTTTAAATGTAAGTGGGGGAACAAAGTCGGTAAAGTATTTTGCTAGTGCTGACTTTTTAAGTGAAGGGGATTTATTTAAGAAATACAATAATAACAGAGGATATGATCCTGGTTATGGATATAATCGTCTGAATGTTAGAAGTAACTTAGATTTTCAGATTACATCCAGTACTGTTTTTAAAGTGGGACTTGCTGGTTCTCGTGGAGAGAAAAAAAGTCCGTGGGGAGCTTCCGGTGGAGAATATACTATGTGGGATGCAGCTTATTCTACCGCACCTGATGTTTTTCTACCGTATTATGAGGATGGTTCCTGGGGGTATTTTGCACCCAATGAAGGCAAAGCTTCAAATTCAGTAAGAAATCTTGCTATCAGTGGTATTCAGTTTGTAACGACTACAAAATTAAATACAGACTTTACAATCGAACAAAATTTTGATAAATGGATAAAGGGGCTTAATTTCAAAGGTTTAGTTGCATTGGATAATTCTTCTGTTGAAGCAGACAGAGGTATTAGTGATTTATATAACGATGTGCAGGAAAAATATATTGATCCTCTTACTGGGGTAGTTCTTTATAAAAAAGCTTATGATAATAATAATAGATTTGATTTTCAGGAAGGTGTAAAGTGGACTGCAACCGGAGGTGGTGTAAGGGACTGGGCTACATATCGTAAGCTTTTTTATCAGCTACAGTTGAATTACCAAACAAAAATTTCAGACAATCATAATATTTCTGCTATGGGACTTTTTAGCAGGGATAAAGATGCTCTTGGAAGTGAAATACCGCATTACAGGGAAGACTGGGTATTCCGTACTACTTATAATTATGCAGACAAATACTTTATAGAATATAATGGAGCTTATAATGGTTCCGAAAAATTTGGACCAGAAAATCGTTTTGAATTTTTCTCTTCAGGAGGAGTAAGCTGGATTCTTTCTAAAGAAAATTTTATGAAAAGAACAGCATCTTTTCTTGACTTGTTAAAATTCCGTGCTTCTTATGGTCAGGTGGGTGATGATGGCGGATATCAGAGAAATCTTTCTCAAAGGTTTATTTATCAGTCTCAATGGGGATATGGAGGAACTACACCATTAGGAACCACTGGAGAAAGTGCTGAACAAAGTCCGTATGTGTGGTATAATGAATTATCAGTTGCCAATCCTCAAATACATTGGGAAATAGCCAAGAAGATTAACGCAGGTGTTGATTTTGGTTTATTCAAAGGATTCGTTACGGGTACATTTGATTGGTATAGCGAAAATCGAACAGATGTTCTATTGCCAGGTAACCAAAGAGCAATTCCTCCATATTTTGGGGCTACAGCTCCAATTGCTAATTTGGGACAAGTTGAAAACAGAGGGTACGAATTAGAGTTAAAGTTCAACTATACCTTTGGAAATGGTCTTAATCTATGGTGGACAACTAACTTTACCCATTCAAAAAACAAAATATTAGCTGCAGATGATCCAGAATTGTTTCCAGATTATCAAAAAAAGGAGGGATATGCTGTAAATCAGGCTCATTCTTATGTAAGTCAGGGGTATTACAATACCTGGGATGAGCTATATGCAAGTACCATTCATAGTACAAATGATGCCGCCAAGTTACCGGGTAATTACAATATACTTGATTATAATGCCGATGGTGTCATAGATGCAAAAGACAATATTCCTTATGGATATACCGGAACACCTCAAAATACATATAACAATACTTTTGGTGTTAATTGGAAAGGTTTTAGTGCTTTTGTACAGTTTTATGGTGTAAATAATGTTACCAGACAAGTAGTACTTACTAGTTTAGGCTCTCAGAATCATGTTGTTTATGATCAGGGATCTTACTGGTCACAAGACAACACAAATGCAGATTTGCCTATGCCACGCTGGCTCGCTACAGCAAGCGATTTTAATAACGGTAGCAGATTCATGTACGATGGATCTTATCTGCGTTTGAAAAATGCGGAAATAGCTTACACTTTTGATGGCAAAACAAATTGGATAAAATCGGCCGGACTTCAGAGCATACGATTTTATTTAAATGGAAATAACTTGTTTTTGTGGTCAAAAATGCCTGATGACCGTGAAGCAAATTATGCAGGTACTGGCTGGGCATCACAGGGTGCTTATCCAACTGTGAAAAGGTTCAATTTTGGGGCTAATATTATATTCTAA
- a CDS encoding RagB/SusD family nutrient uptake outer membrane protein, protein MNKFIKTILKYSYVLGLLIVLGSCEDYLEKSPDSVISPEEAFKNFENFQGFTEELYQCVPDFTNAYWTNSWNWGEDEIQSTARDFHFGVKIDKGDFWGWQAGFDGWQAGWMNRNNVSTNNDRMQKDLWTLGWRGIRKANIGLANIDKMTEYTQEEKDMIKGQLLFFRGWFHFEFMQYFGGLPYIDAVLPSDEPLRLPKLTYQECADKAAADFRAAADLLPVNWDNTVIGKRTLGKNELRINKIMALGYLGKNYLWAGSPLMNKVSTGNVTYNAEYCKKAAAAFAELLIITESGASQYKLMPFAKYSDNFYTTGSNWKMPGGTEAIFRGPYWGANGSNWGTSKQYQPAPQICDGDVKFLPTANYVDYYGMANGKPIKDITKADPDSGYDPSYPWKGRDPRFYNDIVFDGAKCVTGSMPASEEANRYANLYTGGSYRNISTGSRTGYLLYKFIPRNANKFDDGFGYGNNLNIHLPWMRLSDIYIMYAEAAAQGYGSSTGKDPKYAGTAVDAINVIRDRAGVGHVANEYLGSLDSFMNEVRRERAVELSFEGHRFNDLRRWLLLITSPYTVKKSIEFDRAPSFDPTKPSENRVINIREEVILTRNFSEKHYWLPLKNADASIYLEFSQNPGW, encoded by the coding sequence ATGAACAAGTTTATTAAAACAATATTAAAGTACAGCTATGTTTTAGGCTTACTTATCGTATTAGGATCATGTGAAGATTATCTTGAAAAATCACCTGATTCTGTAATATCACCTGAGGAAGCTTTTAAAAATTTTGAAAATTTTCAGGGATTTACCGAGGAGTTGTACCAATGTGTTCCTGATTTCACAAACGCTTACTGGACAAATTCCTGGAATTGGGGAGAAGATGAAATTCAGTCTACTGCCCGTGATTTCCATTTTGGTGTAAAAATTGACAAGGGTGATTTTTGGGGATGGCAGGCTGGATTTGACGGATGGCAGGCAGGCTGGATGAACAGAAACAATGTCAGCACGAATAATGACCGTATGCAAAAAGATTTATGGACATTGGGCTGGAGAGGGATTCGTAAAGCCAATATTGGCCTGGCTAATATTGATAAAATGACTGAATACACTCAGGAAGAAAAAGACATGATTAAAGGACAGCTGCTGTTTTTTAGAGGATGGTTTCATTTTGAGTTTATGCAATATTTTGGCGGCCTTCCTTATATAGATGCGGTACTTCCAAGTGATGAACCACTTAGGCTGCCAAAACTTACCTATCAGGAGTGTGCTGATAAAGCCGCCGCAGATTTTAGAGCCGCCGCAGATTTGCTTCCTGTTAACTGGGATAATACAGTTATTGGTAAACGTACTCTTGGAAAAAATGAGCTGCGCATTAATAAAATAATGGCTCTTGGATATTTAGGCAAAAATTATTTATGGGCCGGAAGTCCGTTGATGAACAAAGTATCTACCGGAAATGTAACTTATAATGCTGAATATTGTAAAAAGGCAGCAGCAGCTTTTGCCGAATTATTGATTATTACAGAAAGTGGGGCATCTCAGTACAAATTAATGCCTTTCGCAAAATATAGTGATAATTTCTACACTACAGGAAGCAACTGGAAAATGCCGGGAGGTACTGAAGCTATTTTTAGAGGTCCGTATTGGGGAGCAAACGGATCGAATTGGGGTACTTCTAAACAATATCAGCCGGCTCCTCAAATATGTGACGGAGATGTAAAGTTTTTACCTACTGCCAACTATGTTGATTATTATGGAATGGCAAACGGGAAACCTATCAAAGATATTACAAAAGCAGATCCTGATTCAGGATACGATCCAAGCTATCCGTGGAAGGGCCGCGATCCTCGTTTTTACAATGACATCGTATTTGATGGTGCAAAATGTGTTACCGGTTCTATGCCTGCATCCGAAGAAGCAAATCGTTATGCAAACCTTTATACAGGAGGAAGTTACAGGAACATAAGTACCGGAAGCAGAACAGGTTATTTACTGTATAAATTCATTCCCCGAAATGCAAATAAATTTGATGATGGATTTGGATACGGTAACAATTTGAATATTCACTTACCATGGATGCGATTGTCTGATATATACATAATGTATGCTGAAGCAGCAGCCCAGGGTTATGGTTCTTCCACAGGAAAAGATCCAAAATATGCAGGAACAGCAGTCGATGCTATAAATGTAATTCGTGACAGAGCAGGTGTTGGACATGTAGCAAATGAATATTTGGGTTCACTAGATTCTTTTATGAATGAAGTAAGACGCGAGCGCGCAGTAGAGCTAAGTTTTGAGGGGCATCGTTTTAATGATTTACGTCGCTGGCTGCTATTAATAACAAGTCCGTACACTGTAAAAAAATCTATAGAATTTGACCGTGCACCTTCATTTGATCCTACAAAACCAAGTGAAAACAGAGTCATCAATATTCGCGAAGAAGTTATTCTGACCAGAAATTTTAGCGAGAAACATTACTGGCTACCGTTAAAGAATGCTGATGCAAGTATTTATTTGGAGTTTTCACAAAATCCTGGATGGTAA
- a CDS encoding SusC/RagA family TonB-linked outer membrane protein — MRYIQLKIVLCFVLFAIIPAKIFAQMDQKINLSGIVRGVGGKALENATLTNKENNITVTTDETGSYSMSVAADTNIEVSAAGYATIIIKATPITNDINLEIDESNLVQIAFKKEQRKDLIAGVSYINLPEILAKNYTTYSLDGSSTSLIGGFNGTLWGMGEALILVDGVPRNASTVLSTEIDQITFLKGVSAVALYGSRAAKGVIYITTKKGKVQKQQISTRFDNGVFIAKSMPEYLGSAEYMHYYNQARVNDGLDPTYSSETIYNYASGKNPYRYADVNYYSPDYVKKFYFNYDANIEITGGNETARYYSVVNFTSQQDPLQDFGEAANNNNNRFNVRGNVDVKISDRVSATIGANAIYNNSRGVNTDYWSGAATLRPYLFSPLVPISMIEEGDDASMAVVKNSNYIIDNKYLLGGTQLNPTNPFASIYAGGYNTFTSRQFQFNTGVNIELGDIVKGLTFRTDLAVDYATSYNQSYNNSYATYEAKWNTYAGFDQISSLTKYGKDAKDGIENISNSAFAQTIAFSGQFNYLRKINEKHNLSGMLIASGFQQGQSEVYHKTSNANIGLNLSYNFNQKYYAEFNGAYVHSAKFAEGNRGAFSPTASLGWRLSQEDFMKELTAVDDLKLTVSGGVLNTDLDVTNYYMYESIYSQTDGAWFSWRDGALNRSTDVRRGENLNLSFAKRNEISFGLEAAFFKKSITLNSTFFMNKVTGNVIQPSSLYPNYFVTGWPNTSFLPFINYNDDKRTGFDFDLRLNKKVGSVDLALGFTGTYVHTEAIKRAELFEDSYQNRTGKPLDALWGLKSNGFFMDALDIANSPSQTFGQVKPGDIKYIDQNGDGIIDNKDEVYLGKAGWAGAPFTFGINFTSKWNNFTFFTMFTGQTGAYAMKNNSYFWMDGEDKYSVNVRNSWTEETKETATYPRLTSLNSDNNFRSSDFWMFSTNRINLSKVQLTYDFPKKALQKTFFSELSIYALGSNLLTLSENRDVMELNIGSAPQNRYYNLGLKALF; from the coding sequence ATGAGATATATACAACTAAAAATAGTGTTATGTTTTGTACTATTTGCTATCATACCTGCCAAGATTTTTGCCCAAATGGATCAGAAAATAAATCTTTCAGGAATTGTTAGGGGAGTAGGCGGTAAAGCTTTGGAAAACGCAACTCTTACTAATAAAGAAAATAATATTACAGTAACAACTGACGAGACAGGAAGCTACTCAATGAGTGTAGCTGCAGATACTAATATAGAGGTTAGTGCAGCTGGATATGCGACAATCATCATAAAAGCCACACCAATTACAAATGATATTAATTTGGAAATCGATGAATCCAATTTAGTTCAGATTGCTTTCAAAAAAGAACAAAGAAAAGACCTAATTGCAGGAGTATCTTATATAAATCTACCTGAAATATTGGCAAAGAACTATACTACATATAGTTTGGATGGTAGTAGTACTTCTCTTATTGGGGGATTTAACGGAACACTTTGGGGAATGGGAGAAGCATTAATATTAGTAGATGGAGTTCCTAGAAATGCCTCTACAGTATTATCTACAGAAATTGACCAGATCACTTTTCTAAAAGGTGTTTCGGCTGTAGCGCTTTACGGCAGCCGTGCTGCAAAGGGTGTAATCTATATTACTACAAAGAAGGGTAAAGTACAAAAACAACAAATCTCTACAAGATTTGACAATGGAGTATTTATAGCTAAAAGTATGCCTGAATATTTAGGATCTGCAGAGTATATGCATTATTATAATCAAGCCCGTGTTAATGACGGCTTAGATCCTACTTATTCAAGTGAGACAATTTATAATTATGCTTCTGGTAAAAATCCGTATAGATATGCAGATGTAAATTATTATTCACCTGACTATGTTAAGAAGTTTTATTTTAACTATGATGCAAATATTGAGATTACTGGAGGAAATGAGACAGCCCGTTATTATTCTGTGGTGAATTTCACCTCTCAACAGGATCCGTTACAGGATTTTGGAGAAGCAGCAAATAATAATAACAATAGATTTAATGTAAGAGGAAATGTTGATGTCAAAATTAGCGATCGGGTTTCTGCTACAATTGGGGCTAACGCCATATATAATAATTCCAGAGGAGTAAATACAGATTATTGGAGTGGGGCAGCTACTTTGCGACCATATTTGTTTAGTCCATTAGTGCCCATTAGTATGATTGAAGAAGGGGATGATGCTTCAATGGCGGTTGTAAAAAACAGCAATTATATAATAGATAACAAATATTTGCTGGGGGGTACACAACTTAATCCTACTAATCCTTTTGCATCTATTTATGCAGGTGGTTATAATACTTTTACAAGTCGTCAGTTTCAGTTTAATACAGGTGTAAATATAGAGTTAGGAGATATAGTTAAAGGGTTAACTTTTCGTACTGATTTAGCAGTTGATTATGCTACTTCTTACAATCAATCATACAATAACAGTTATGCTACTTATGAAGCAAAATGGAATACTTATGCCGGATTTGACCAGATTTCATCATTAACAAAATACGGAAAAGATGCTAAAGATGGAATAGAGAATATTAGCAATAGTGCTTTTGCCCAAACGATTGCTTTTTCCGGACAGTTTAATTATCTGAGAAAGATAAATGAAAAACACAACTTGTCGGGAATGCTTATTGCTTCAGGATTCCAACAAGGACAATCTGAGGTTTATCATAAAACAAGTAATGCTAATATAGGTTTAAATTTATCTTATAATTTTAATCAAAAGTATTATGCAGAATTTAACGGTGCTTATGTACACTCTGCAAAATTTGCTGAAGGTAACCGTGGTGCTTTTTCTCCTACTGCATCTTTAGGATGGAGATTGTCTCAGGAAGATTTTATGAAAGAACTAACGGCTGTTGATGATTTAAAATTAACTGTTTCAGGGGGCGTGCTAAATACAGATTTAGACGTGACTAATTATTACATGTACGAGAGTATATATAGCCAAACGGACGGAGCCTGGTTCAGTTGGAGAGATGGTGCTCTTAACAGAAGTACAGATGTTAGAAGAGGAGAAAATTTGAATTTAAGTTTTGCTAAAAGAAACGAGATTAGTTTCGGATTAGAAGCTGCTTTTTTTAAAAAATCCATCACTCTAAACAGTACCTTTTTTATGAATAAAGTTACTGGAAATGTTATCCAGCCTTCAAGTTTGTATCCAAATTATTTTGTTACAGGGTGGCCTAATACTTCATTCTTGCCATTCATCAATTATAATGATGATAAACGTACTGGTTTTGATTTTGATTTGAGATTGAATAAAAAAGTAGGAAGTGTAGATTTAGCACTTGGCTTTACAGGCACTTATGTGCATACGGAAGCAATTAAGAGAGCTGAATTATTTGAAGATAGCTATCAAAACAGAACAGGAAAACCTTTGGATGCACTTTGGGGGCTTAAAAGTAATGGTTTCTTTATGGATGCACTTGATATTGCAAATTCGCCATCACAAACTTTCGGCCAGGTTAAACCTGGAGACATAAAATATATCGATCAGAACGGTGACGGTATAATAGATAATAAAGATGAAGTTTATTTAGGTAAAGCGGGATGGGCTGGAGCTCCATTTACTTTTGGAATTAATTTTACTTCTAAATGGAATAATTTTACATTTTTTACCATGTTTACTGGACAGACAGGAGCATATGCAATGAAAAACAATTCTTATTTCTGGATGGATGGAGAAGATAAGTATTCTGTAAATGTACGTAATAGCTGGACAGAAGAAACGAAAGAAACAGCTACCTATCCAAGGTTAACTTCATTAAATAGTGATAATAATTTTCGTTCGTCAGATTTCTGGATGTTCAGTACTAATAGAATAAATTTATCTAAAGTGCAGCTTACTTATGATTTTCCTAAAAAAGCCTTGCAAAAAACTTTTTTCAGTGAACTTAGTATTTATGCACTTGGTAGCAATCTGTTAACTCTATCTGAGAACAGGGATGTCATGGAATTAAATATCGGAAGCGCTCCACAAAATCGTTACTATAATCTTGGATTAAAAGCACTATTTTAA